The nucleotide sequence GTAGCAAGAGAAGGGAAGTATGCTACAATTAAACTTCCTTCTGGGGAGATCAGAAGAGTTCTTGTGACTTGTGTTGCAACTATCGGTGCTATTTCAAATAGCGATCACCAACTTATCGTTTCTGGTAAGGCTGGTAGAAGTAGATGGTTGGGAAGAAGACCAAGAACAAGACCGGTTGCGATGAACCCTGTAGATCACCCAATGGGTGGTGGTGAAGGTCGTGCATCTGGAGGTCACCCACGTTCTAGAAAAGGTTTACCTGCTAAAGGATTCAGAACCAGATCTAAAACAAAAGCGAGTAATAAATATATTGTAGAACGTAGAAAGAAATAATAAGATATGGCACGTTCATTAAAAAAGGGACCTTACGTTCACTATAAGTTAGATAAAAAGATTTCTCAAAACGTAGAATCTGGTAAAAAAGCAGTTATCAAGACATGGTCTAGAGCTTCTATGATTACACCAGATTTCGTTGGGCAAACTATTGCAGTTCATAACGGAAAACAATTTGTTCCTGTTTATGTTACTGAAAATATGGTAGGTCATAAATTAGGAGAGTTCTCACCAACAAGATCTTTTAGAGGTCACGTAGGTGCGAAAAACAAAGGTAAAAGATAATTGAAGCTATGGGAGTTCGTAAAAGAGAAAAAGCAGAGCAAACTAAGGAAGCTAAAAAGCAGATAGCATTTGCAAAACTGAATAACTGCCCTAGTTCGCCAAGAAAAATGCGACTAGTTGCAGATTTAGTACGAGGTGAACAAGTAGAGAGAGCGCTTCATATTTTAAAATTTAGCTCTAAGGATGCATCTCGCAAATTAGAAAAGTTATTACTTTCTGCGATTGCTAACTGGCAAGCTAAAAATGAAGATGCAAGTATCGAAGATGCTGAATTATTCGTAAAAGAAATACGCGTAGACGGTGGAAGTATGTTGAAGAGACTTCGTCCTGCCCCACAAGGTCGCGCTCACAGAATTAGAAAACGTTCCAACCACGTTACATTAGTGCTTGGAGACAACAATAATACACAAAGCTAAGAGTATGGGACAGAAAACAAATCCAATCGGGAATCGCCTTGGTATCATTAGAGGATGGGAATCCAACTGGTACGGAGGAAATGACTACGGCGATAAATTAGCCGAAGACGATAAGATTAGAAAATACATCCATGCTCGTTTATCAAAAGCGAGTGTATCTAGAGTGATCATTGAGCGTACTCTAAAACTTGTAACCGTTACTATCACTACTGCTAGACCTGGTATCATTATCGGGAAAGGTGGACAAGAGGTAGACAAGTTAAAAGAAGAGCTTAAGAAGATCACAGACAAGGAAGTTCAAATCAACATCTTTGAAATTAAAAGACCTGAGTTGGATGCGCATTTAGTAGCTTCTAGTGTTGCAAGACAAATTGAGAATCGTATCTCTTACCGTCGTGCAATTAAGATGGCTATTGCTGCAGCAATGAGAATGAATGCTGAAGGTATCAAAATTCAAATCTCTGGTAGATTGAATGGTGCTGAAATGGCTCGTTCAGAAGGTTATAAAGATGGAAGAATTCCATTGTCAACTTTTAGAGCCGATATTGATTATGCTTTAGTTGAGGCGCACACTACTTATGGTAGATTGGGTGTTAAAGTGTGGATCATGAAAGGTGAGGTTTACGGTAAAAGAGAACTTTCACCGCTTGTTGGCATGGCTAAGAAGCAAGGTGGAAAAACCGGAGGAGCCGCACGAGGTGGTAACAACAAATCACGTCGTAGAAAGTAATTTTTTAAAGTAAAGAAAAATGTTACAGCCTAAAAGAACAAAATATCGCAAAATGCAAAAGGGCCGTATGAAAGGTGTTTCTCAAAGAGGACACAGACTTTCAAACGGTACATTTGGGATTAAGTCATTAGACTCAAATTTCCTTACTGCACGTCAAATTGAAGCAGCGCGTATTGCCGCGACTCGTTATATGAAAAGAGAAGGTTCATTGTGGATTAAAATATTTCCAGATAAGCCTATTACAAAGAAACCTCTTGAAGTACGTATGGGTAAAGGTAAAGGTGCCGTAGAATATTGGGCAGCAGTTGTAAAACCAGGAAGAATCCTTTTCGAAATAGGAGGGGTACCTTACGATGTTGCAAAAGAGGCGTTACGTCTTGCAGCTCAAAAGCTTCCGGTTAAAACTAAGTTTATTGTAGCTAGAGATTTCGAAGCTTAATTAAGACACGTTATGAAACAATCAGAAGTAAGAGAATTATCTGTAGCTGAATTACAAGAAGAACTTGGTAAAACAAGAAAGGCATATGCAGATTTAAAAATGGCTCACGCAGTATCGCCATTAGAGAACCCAATACAGTTACGTACTGTAAGAAGATCTATAGCGAGATTAGCTACGGAGTTAACTAAAAGAGAACAACAATAAGTGTTATTCTGCTGAAAGATGGAAAAAAGAAATTTAAGAAAAGAACGTATAGGTGTAGTTACCAGTAATAAAATGCAGAAATCCATAGTGGTTGCTGAAGTTAAAAAGGTAAAACACCCTATGTATGGAAAGTTCGTTTTAAAAACGAAGAAATACGTAGCACACGACGAGACAAATGACTGCAACATTGGAGATACAGTAAAAATAATGGAAACACGTCCATTGAGTAAATCTAAATGTTGGAGATTAGTAGAAATTATAGAAAGAGCTAAATAAGATGGTACAACAAGAGTCTAGATTAAAAGTAGCAGACAATACCGGGGCAAAAGAAGTTTTGACCATTCGTGTATTAGGGGGTACAAAAAGAAGATACGCTTCTGTTGGAGACAAAATAGTTGTCAGTGTAAAAGAAGCTACACCTAATGGAAACATTAAAAAAGGTGCAGTTTCTACGGCAGTTGTTGTTCGTACCAAAAAAGAAGTGCGTAGACCAGACGGATCATATATCCGTTTTGATGATAACGCATGTGTTCTTTTGAATCCGGCTGGAGAAATGCGCGGTACTCGTGTATTTGGACCAGTAGCAAGAGAACTTCGTGATAAACAATTCATGAAGATTGTATCATTAGCACCAGAGGTGCTTTAATACATACATAAGATGACAAAGCTTAAAATAAAATCTGGAGATACCGTAAGAGTGAATGCTGGAGACCATAAAGGTCAAGAAGGTAAAGTTCAGAAGGTTCTTCGTGAGAAAAATAAAGCAATTGTGGAAGGTGTTAATATGGTTTCTAAACATGAGAAGCCAAGCGCATCTAATCCACAAGGAGGAATAGTAAAAAAGGAAGCACCAGTTCATATTTCTAATTTATCTCTAGTAGATAAAAAAGGAGACACTACACGTGTAGGTTATAGAACGGAAGATGGTAAGAAGGTGAGATTTTCCAAAAAATCTAATGAAGTAATATAGTTATGGCATACGTACCAAGACTTAAACAAGAATATAGAGATAAAATTATCTCTTCTCTTACAGAAGAATTCAGTTACTCTAACGTAATGCAGGTTCCAAAACTACAAAAGATAGTTTTAAGCCGCGGAGTTGGAGCAGCTGTAGCAGACAAAAAATTGATCGATCATGCAGTTGATGAACTAACTGCAATTACCGGTCAAAAAGCCGTATCTACAATGTCTAAGAAAGATGTTGCTTCATTTAAATTACGTAAAGGGATGCCAATTGGTGCCAAAGTTACGTTACGTGGAGATAGAATGTATGAATTCTTAGATCGTTTAATCACTTCAGCGCTACCTCGTGTACGTGACTTTAGTGGTATTAAAGCTACTGGTTTTGATGGTAGAGGAAATTACAATTTAGGTATTACAGAGCAAATTATATTCCCTGAGATCGATATCGATAAGGTGAATAGAATTAGCGGTATGGATATTACCTTTGTAACTTCTGCTCCTACAGATAAAGAAGCAAAATCATTGTTAACTGAACTAGGATTACCTTTTAAAAAGAATTAATTATGGCTAAAGAATCAATGAAAGCCCGTGAGGTGAAGAGACAAGAAACGGTAAAGAAATATGCTGAAAAACGTGAGGCTTTAAAAGCAGCTGGCGATTTTGAAGGTTTACAGAAATTACCAAAGAATGCCTCTCCAGTTCGTTTGCACAACCGTTGTAAATTAACCGGAAGACCTAAAGGGTATATGAGACAATTTGGTGTTTCTCGTGTTATGTTCAGAGAAATGGCAAATCAGGGATTAATTCCAGGTGTAAGAAAAGCAAGTTGGTAAATTTATAAATAGGTTTTAGGTTCGTCCCGGTAATTACCGGGTTCGAAAACCATTACCGCAAATCAAGTATATGACTACAGATCCTATTGCAGATTATTTAACAAGAATTAGAAACGCCGTAGCTGCCAACCACCGTGTTGTTGAGATACCGGCTTCTAATCTTAAAAAGGAGATCACTAAAATATTATTCGATCAAGGATATATTCTTAGTTACAAATTTGAAGATAATTCCACACAAGGAATTATTAAAATAGCTCTTAAGTATGACAAATTAACTAAAGAGCCAGTAATAAAAGAAATTCAACGAATAAGTAAACCCGGTTTACGTAAGTATGCTGGAGCTAACGAGCTACCTAGAATCTTAAACGGTCTTGGAGTTGCTATTGTTTCTACTTCTCACGGAGTAATGACAGGGAAGCAAGCCAAAGCTGAAAAAGTTGGTGGTGAAGTGTTGTGTTACGTTTACTAATACTTAAAGACTTAAGAAATGTCAAGAATAGGTAAAAGCCCAATCACAATTCCAGATGGCGTTACAGTAGACGTAAAGGACGGGATAGTGACGGTTAAAGGAAAATTAGGAGAGTTAAAACAAGAATTTAGCGATATCGAGATCAAGATCGAAGATGGAGTTATTACATTCGAGCGTTTCTCTGACAAGAAAGACCAGAAATCAAAACACGGTTTATACCGTGCGTTGGTAAATAATATGATTGAAGGAGTTTCAAATGGCTTTAGTAAGCAATTGGAATTGGTAGGTGTAGGTTATCGTGCATCTAACCAGGGAAATAAATTGGATTTAGCAATTGGATTCTCTCACAATATTGTATTTGAAGTGGCTCCAGAGGTTACTGTGGAAACAGTTTCAGATAAGGGTAAAAACCCAATCGTGAAATTAACTTCACATGATAAGCAATTGGTAGGCCAGATAGCATCTAAAATTCGTTCCTTCAGAGCTCCAGAGCCTTACAAAGGAAAAGGAATTAAGTTTGTAGGAGAACAATTAAGAAGAAAAGCAGGTAAATCAGCTTAATAAGAGTTTAGATATGGCATTTTCAAAACAAGATAGAAGAAATAAGATTAAGAAGAGGATTCGTAAGGACATTACGGGTACCCAAAGTCGTCCAAGATTGGCAGTATTTAGAAGTAATAAAGAAATTTATGCTCAGATAGTTGACGATGTGGAAGGAAAAACTTTGGTTGCAGCTTCTTCTAGAGATAAAGACGTGTCATCAGCAGAAGGCAATAAAATCGACAAAGCTACTTTAGTCGGAAAAAGCCTTGCTGAAAGAGCGCTAAAAGCCGGAATAGAAACTATTTCTTTTGATAGAGGTGGTTATTTATATCACGGAAGAGTTAAATCATTGGCAGATGGTGCCCGTGAAGGCGGACTAAAATTCTAATAAGATATGTATCAAGATTATAAAAATGTAG is from Gillisia sp. Hel1_33_143 and encodes:
- the rpsQ gene encoding 30S ribosomal protein S17; protein product: MEKRNLRKERIGVVTSNKMQKSIVVAEVKKVKHPMYGKFVLKTKKYVAHDETNDCNIGDTVKIMETRPLSKSKCWRLVEIIERAK
- the rplP gene encoding 50S ribosomal protein L16, which codes for MLQPKRTKYRKMQKGRMKGVSQRGHRLSNGTFGIKSLDSNFLTARQIEAARIAATRYMKREGSLWIKIFPDKPITKKPLEVRMGKGKGAVEYWAAVVKPGRILFEIGGVPYDVAKEALRLAAQKLPVKTKFIVARDFEA
- the rpsH gene encoding 30S ribosomal protein S8, producing MTTDPIADYLTRIRNAVAANHRVVEIPASNLKKEITKILFDQGYILSYKFEDNSTQGIIKIALKYDKLTKEPVIKEIQRISKPGLRKYAGANELPRILNGLGVAIVSTSHGVMTGKQAKAEKVGGEVLCYVY
- the rplR gene encoding 50S ribosomal protein L18 — its product is MAFSKQDRRNKIKKRIRKDITGTQSRPRLAVFRSNKEIYAQIVDDVEGKTLVAASSRDKDVSSAEGNKIDKATLVGKSLAERALKAGIETISFDRGGYLYHGRVKSLADGAREGGLKF
- the rpmC gene encoding 50S ribosomal protein L29, whose protein sequence is MKQSEVRELSVAELQEELGKTRKAYADLKMAHAVSPLENPIQLRTVRRSIARLATELTKREQQ
- the rpsC gene encoding 30S ribosomal protein S3, whose translation is MGQKTNPIGNRLGIIRGWESNWYGGNDYGDKLAEDDKIRKYIHARLSKASVSRVIIERTLKLVTVTITTARPGIIIGKGGQEVDKLKEELKKITDKEVQINIFEIKRPELDAHLVASSVARQIENRISYRRAIKMAIAAAMRMNAEGIKIQISGRLNGAEMARSEGYKDGRIPLSTFRADIDYALVEAHTTYGRLGVKVWIMKGEVYGKRELSPLVGMAKKQGGKTGGAARGGNNKSRRRK
- the rplX gene encoding 50S ribosomal protein L24, with translation MTKLKIKSGDTVRVNAGDHKGQEGKVQKVLREKNKAIVEGVNMVSKHEKPSASNPQGGIVKKEAPVHISNLSLVDKKGDTTRVGYRTEDGKKVRFSKKSNEVI
- the rpsN gene encoding 30S ribosomal protein S14 yields the protein MAKESMKAREVKRQETVKKYAEKREALKAAGDFEGLQKLPKNASPVRLHNRCKLTGRPKGYMRQFGVSRVMFREMANQGLIPGVRKASW
- the rplN gene encoding 50S ribosomal protein L14 — protein: MVQQESRLKVADNTGAKEVLTIRVLGGTKRRYASVGDKIVVSVKEATPNGNIKKGAVSTAVVVRTKKEVRRPDGSYIRFDDNACVLLNPAGEMRGTRVFGPVARELRDKQFMKIVSLAPEVL
- the rpsS gene encoding 30S ribosomal protein S19 produces the protein MARSLKKGPYVHYKLDKKISQNVESGKKAVIKTWSRASMITPDFVGQTIAVHNGKQFVPVYVTENMVGHKLGEFSPTRSFRGHVGAKNKGKR
- the rplF gene encoding 50S ribosomal protein L6, whose translation is MSRIGKSPITIPDGVTVDVKDGIVTVKGKLGELKQEFSDIEIKIEDGVITFERFSDKKDQKSKHGLYRALVNNMIEGVSNGFSKQLELVGVGYRASNQGNKLDLAIGFSHNIVFEVAPEVTVETVSDKGKNPIVKLTSHDKQLVGQIASKIRSFRAPEPYKGKGIKFVGEQLRRKAGKSA
- the rplV gene encoding 50S ribosomal protein L22, with the translated sequence MGVRKREKAEQTKEAKKQIAFAKLNNCPSSPRKMRLVADLVRGEQVERALHILKFSSKDASRKLEKLLLSAIANWQAKNEDASIEDAELFVKEIRVDGGSMLKRLRPAPQGRAHRIRKRSNHVTLVLGDNNNTQS
- the rplE gene encoding 50S ribosomal protein L5; the protein is MAYVPRLKQEYRDKIISSLTEEFSYSNVMQVPKLQKIVLSRGVGAAVADKKLIDHAVDELTAITGQKAVSTMSKKDVASFKLRKGMPIGAKVTLRGDRMYEFLDRLITSALPRVRDFSGIKATGFDGRGNYNLGITEQIIFPEIDIDKVNRISGMDITFVTSAPTDKEAKSLLTELGLPFKKN